The following coding sequences lie in one Aspergillus luchuensis IFO 4308 DNA, chromosome 8, nearly complete sequence genomic window:
- a CDS encoding ABC transporter ATP-binding protein (COG:Q;~EggNog:ENOG410PJIT;~InterPro:IPR017871,IPR027417,IPR003593,IPR039421, IPR011527,IPR003439,IPR036640;~PFAM:PF00005,PF00664;~TransMembrane:11 (i66-89o121-143i194-211o217-237i297-320o332-354i712-734o754-773i833-853o859-877i936-960o);~go_component: GO:0016021 - integral component of membrane [Evidence IEA];~go_function: GO:0005524 - ATP binding [Evidence IEA];~go_function: GO:0016887 - ATPase activity [Evidence IEA];~go_function: GO:0042626 - ATPase-coupled transmembrane transporter activity [Evidence IEA];~go_process: GO:0055085 - transmembrane transport [Evidence IEA]): MGYSRESPTGQSPTEKPREDTIVIGDQEKPSTVDEKDTEEQKKSEENASLGNYIRLLSYTNSTDRVILAIAMVCAIGSGVPLPLMNIVFGSLVGEFNGYFSAGTSVTEAEFKASVSRLSLYIVYLFIGKFTLTYFSMYCFRVIGLRVSATLRHDYMQTLFAQPISKLDQVSVGAVTNTITTLSNSIQQSISDKLAILFQSVALLLAAYIIAFKYSWALTLVTSSALLFILIAVSITLPRLTQAQQSVDKADEKQSSIAAEVFSSVRTVVSLGAEGNLATKYALWVEEARKRGRKMSVFLGFQFGLIFFAIYSSYSLAFWFGLKLFRDGHIGSINTVITVFFSVMVAVSVMGNIASPLIIISKAASAAGAFFEMLDSEKIDASGLDGSDASAEVDIILENIHFAYPSRPDTKALNGLNARFQRGKTTALVGPSGSGKSTIVALLERWYQLSGTSDKDQGAIYVGEHNVNDLDLKWWRSQVGLVQQEPVLFNDTIFNNISLGLIGTKWEHESHEKKKELIENACREAFADEFIQRLPKGYDTPVGENGTKLSGGQRQRLAIARSIVRQPSILILDEATSAIDVRSEKIVQAALDRLSRNRTTIVIAHRLSTIRQADHIIVMKGGVDIEQGTHEDLLKIDGGVYSGLVNAQKVELLDDDTATSDITEELKEDLEPADELVRMSTNQDGKQSIKKNKGFFGSIGLFLYEQRALWRFYIPVVASAAGAGAAFPLQSWLFAKLIAVFQLTGQSLAHAANFWALMFFILALGTAASYGLMGYSSNRFSFEVSSFYRTQYFHNVLNKPIPFHDQIENASGSLVSRLATDPKQVQEIVGINGAFPLSSIFSILGCIIIAFTFGWKLSLVAVFAALPCTFLAAFMRIRYEIQFEAMNAKVYSGSSQFAAEAIDAFRTVSALTMEDVILDRYSNLLRDQQTKAFRKAWYATLIFAFSDSVELCAMALTFWYGGQLLASREYQPTDFFVIYIAIIQGGQSAGQFFSFGSNVAQAIAAANRILSLRPNKAEQQEARIIKSQPESLRTHSGANIEFTNVAFRYPSQDTPLFTNLNVKIESGQFVAFVGPSGCGKTTVISLLERFYTPYQGTVLIDGNDIHSIDASYYRRSISLVAQEPRLFEGTIRDNITLGLDESDYTEDDLIQACRDAEIHDFITSLPEGYSTDLGIKAQTSMSGGQRQRMCIARALLRKPSLLLLDEATSSLDSQSEKVVQAAMERLAAKRCMTIVAVAHRLATIQKADTIFVFGESRSGYGSRVVEQGSHQELLRNKGTYWQMCQENALDR, translated from the exons ATGGGCTACTCACGAGAAAGTCCGACCGGGCAAAGTCCGACGGAGAAGCCACGCGAAgacaccatcgtcatcggagATCAAGAAAAGCCAAGCACGGTCGATGAGAAGGAcacggaggagcagaagaagagcgaggaAAATGCATCGCTGGGTAATTACATT AGGCTGCTTTCCTATACCAATTCTACTGATCGCGTGATTCTTGCAATCGCCATGGTATGCGCGATCGGATCTGGAGTG CCGCTTCCCCTGATGAACATTGTGTTCGGCAGCCTGGTCGGGGAATTCAATGGATACTTTTCCGCAGGAACATCGGTGACAGAGGCAGAATTCAAAGCGTCTGTGAGCAGACTGAG CTTATATATTGTCTACCTATTTATCGGCAAATTCACTTTAACATATTTCTCCATG TACTGTTTCCGCGTCATTGGTCTTCGAGTTTCAGCCACACTGCGACACGATTACATGCAGACGCTATTCGCCCAGCCGATCAGTAAGCTCGATCAGGTATCAGTGGGCGCCGTAACCAACACGATCACCACCCTGTCCAATTCCATCCAGCAGAGCATTTCGGATAAACTCGCCATTCTCTTTCAATCTGTTGCCCTGCTCTTGGCAGCATACATCATCGCCTTCAAATATTCATGGGCCTTGACACTTGTCACTAGTTCAGCACTCCTATTCATCCTAATCGCTGTCAGCATAACACTACCTCGTTTAACGCAAGCCCAGCAAAGTGTCGACAAGGCGGACGAGAAGCAGTCATCCATCGCAGCAGAGGTGTTTAGCTCGGTGCGGACAGTGGTATCATTGGGGGCGGAAGGGAACCTCGCCACAAAATATGCCCTTTGGGTTGAAGAAGCGCGTAAACGAGGCCGAAAGATGTCCGTCTTCCTGGGATTTCAGTTCGGGCTCATCTTCTTTGCCATATATTCGAGTTATTCCTTAGCTTTTTGGTTTGGACTCAAGTTGTTCCGCGACGGACACATAGGGAGCATTAACACGGTCATCAC TGTATTTTTCTCGGTCATGGTGGCAGTGAGTGTGATGGGAAACATTGCCTCGCCTTTGATCATCATATCCAAGGCAGCTAGTGCAGCGGGTGCATTCTTCGAGATGCTGGATTCAGAAAAGATCGACGCTAGCGGTCTTGATGGATCTGATGCCTCGGCGGAGGTAGACATAATCCTCGAAAATATCCACTTCGCTTACCCTTCCCGACCAGACACAAAAGCTCTGAATGGGCTGAATGCTCGATTTCAGCGGGGAAAGACAACGGCGTTGGTGGGTCCCTCGGGTTCGGGGAAAAGTACGATCGTGGCGCTACTTGAGCGATGGTATCAGCTGAGCGGAACCAGCGATAAAGATCAAGGAGCCATCTATGTGGGTGAACATAATGTGAATGACTTGGATCTAAAGTGGTGGAGGTCCCAGGTCGGGCTGGTACAACAGGAGCCAGTTCTTTTCAACGATACTATTTTTAACAACATCTCCCTTGGGCTAATAGGTACGAAGTGGGAGCATGAGAGCcatgagaaaaagaaagaactcATTGAAAATGCGTGTCGGGAGGCTTTCGCAGATGAGTTCATTCAACGGCTGCCCAAG GGATATGACACCCCAGTTGGCGAGAATGGTACCAAGTTAAGTGGTGGACAGAGGCAACGACTTGCGATAGCCCGCAGTATTGTGCGCCAACCATCTATCCTGATATTGGACGAAGCAACGAGTGCGATCGATGTGCGCAGCGAGAAGATTGTCCAGGCAGCCCTTGATCGGCTCTCTCGCAATCGTACTACGATCGTCATCGCTCACAGACTGTCGACCATCCGACAAGCCGACCATATTATTGTGATGAAGGGTGGTGTGGACATCGAGCAGGGTACTCATGAGGACCTTCTCAAAATCGACGGTGGAGTCTATAGTGGCCTTGTCAATGCTCAGAAGGTGGAGCTACTGGATGATGACACGGCCACCAGCGACATAACCGAGGAATTGAAGGAAGATCTCGAACCTGCAGACGAACTTGTTCGAATGTCTACGAATCAGGATGGCAAGCAGTCGAtaaagaagaacaagggcTTCTTTGGCAGCATCGGACTATTTCTATATGAGCAGAGAGCGCTCTGGAGATTTTATATTCCAGTCGTGGCCAGTgcggctggagctggag CTGCGTTCCCACTTCAAAGTTGGTTGTTTGCGAAACTTATCGCGGTGTTTCAACTGACTGGTCAGAGTCTGGCACACGCAGCCAACTTCTGGGCATTGATGTTTTTCATTCTGGCCCTAGGGACAGCTGCATCCTACGGACTCATGGGATATTCTTCAAACAGGTTCTCATTT GAAGTATCCTCCTTCTATCGAACGCAATATTTCCATAACGTGCTCAACAAGCCTATTCCATTCCACGATCAGATCGAAAACGCTTCTGGCTCCCTTGTCTCTCGGCTAGCGACAGACCCGAAGCAAGTGCAAGAGATAGTCGGGATTAACGGTGCATTTCCGCTATCGTCCATTTTTAGTATTCTGGGATGTATTATCATCGCGTTCACATTCGGCTGGAAGCTCAGTCTCGTTGCTGTCTTCGCAGCACTGCCATGCACATTTCTTGCAGCGTTCATGCGCATTCGCTATGAAATTCAATTCGAGGCAATGAACGCCAAGGTCTACTCCGGAAGTTCGCAATTCGCAGCTGAAGCCATAGACGCTTTCCGTACTGTCTCCGCTTTGACAATGGAAGATGTGATCCTGGACCGGTATTCCAACCTCCTCCGGGACCAGCAAACAAAGGCTTTCCGAAAGGCCTGGTACGCCACCCTTATTTTCGCATTCTCTGACAGTGTCGAGCTGTGCGCCATGGCACTCACATTCTG GTACGGCGGCCAACTCCTCGCGTCCCGAGAATACCAACCGACCGACTTCTTCGTGATCTACATCGCAATCATCCAAGGCGGCCAATCCGCCGGCCAATTCTTCAGTTTCGGATCCAACGTTGCGCAAGCCATAGCCGCCGCAAACCGCATACTAAGCCTCCGTCCAAATAAAGCCGAACAACAAGAAGCCCGAATCATCAAATCCCAGCCCGAGTCCCTCCGAACCCACTCCGGGGCCAACATCGAATTCACCAACGTCGCATTCCGCTACCCCAGCCAAGACACCCCGCTCTTCACGAACCTCAACGTCAAAATCGAAAGTGGCCAATTCGTCGCTTTCGTCGGCCCATCCGGCTGCGGGAAAACAACCGTCATATCTCTCCTCGAGAGATTCTACACCCCCTACCAAGGAACAGTCCTGATCGACGGCAACGACATCCACTCCATCGACGCCTCATACTACCGCCGCTCGATATCCCTCGTAGCACAAGAACCCCGACTCTTCGAAGGCACTATCCGCGATAACATCACCCTCGGACTGGATGAATCCGATTATACCGAGGACGATCTCATCCAAGCGTGCAGGGACGCAGAGATCCACGACTTTATCACCTCCCTTCCGGAGGGATACTCCACTGATCTTGGGATCAAGGCTCAGACGTCCATGAGTGGAGGACAGCGTCAACGCATGTGCATTGCAAGGGCGTTGCTGCGCAAGCCATCTCTCCTTCTGCTTGATGAAGCGACATCGAGTCTTGACTCGCAGTCTGAGAAGGTCGTGCAGGCGGCGATGGAGCGGTTGGCTGCGAAACGGTGTATGACGATTGTGGCGGTCGCGCATAGATTGGCTACGATACAGAAGGCGGATACGATCTTTGTCTTTGGGGAGAGTCGGAGTGGTTATGGGTCTAGGGTCGTCGAGCAGGGGAGTCATCAGGAGTTGTTGCGGAATAAGGGGACGTATTGGCAGATG TGTCAGGAGAACGCGCTCGATCGGTGA